In Deinococcus sonorensis KR-87, a single window of DNA contains:
- a CDS encoding IS1 family transposase, which translates to MGRQDRRLWIWLAMDRRSRRIVGCWFGQRDAPGALGLWQSLSTPYLDAICHTDRLAVYKQVVFGALHRIGGTQHIERFNATLRAKVSFLVRKSLSFCRKQANRELVVWLFIHRYNASLL; encoded by the coding sequence GTGGGTCGTCAGGATCGTCGGCTCTGGATCTGGCTGGCGATGGACCGACGCAGCCGACGAATCGTCGGCTGCTGGTTCGGGCAACGCGACGCGCCAGGCGCGCTTGGCCTGTGGCAGAGCCTCTCCACACCGTACCTGGACGCGATCTGTCACACAGACCGCTTGGCCGTGTACAAGCAGGTGGTCTTCGGAGCGCTTCATCGCATCGGAGGAACCCAGCATATTGAGCGATTCAACGCCACACTTCGAGCCAAAGTGTCGTTCCTGGTGCGGAAAAGCTTGTCCTTCTGCCGTAAGCAGGCCAACCGCGAGCTTGTGGTCTGGCTCTTCATTCACCGCTATAACGCGTCATTACTCTGA
- a CDS encoding IS1/IS1595 family N-terminal zinc-binding domain-containing protein: MNDPVCPKCNGVHIVKNGHAHTGRQRYLCRACRYQFTPDGTWHRIAPEQVAQVDLLLTERLSHRGICRVVGVSRSWFRLHLKQLNKTVQHSIPEEQPHPKKA, from the coding sequence ATGAACGACCCGGTGTGCCCCAAGTGCAACGGCGTCCACATCGTCAAAAACGGGCATGCCCATACCGGCAGGCAGCGCTATCTCTGTCGTGCGTGCCGGTATCAGTTCACCCCAGACGGCACCTGGCACCGTATTGCTCCTGAACAAGTGGCTCAAGTGGACCTGCTGCTGACCGAACGCCTCTCCCACCGCGGCATCTGTCGTGTGGTCGGGGTCAGTCGGTCCTGGTTCCGACTCCACCTCAAACAGCTCAACAAGACCGTGCAGCACAGCATTCCCGAAGAACAACCACACCCAAAAAAAGCTTGA
- a CDS encoding ArsR/SmtB family transcription factor translates to MTAATEVEVLDVLKALANEVRFELVRILAHGEQCVCDLEAILDLPQSKVSYHLATLRDVGLVSSEQRGKNSYYRLERALLYRLGGDVLAALLRPDPVLTQQSKSLC, encoded by the coding sequence ATGACCGCGGCGACTGAAGTGGAAGTGCTGGACGTCCTCAAGGCCCTGGCCAACGAGGTGCGCTTTGAGCTCGTTCGCATCCTGGCGCACGGGGAGCAGTGCGTCTGCGATCTGGAGGCGATCCTGGACCTGCCGCAGTCAAAGGTGTCGTACCACCTGGCCACCCTGCGTGACGTGGGGCTGGTGAGCAGCGAGCAACGCGGCAAGAACAGCTATTACCGGCTGGAGCGCGCGCTGTTGTACCGCCTGGGCGGCGATGTGCTCGCCGCGCTGCTCCGCCCTGACCCGGTGCTGACGCAACAATCCAAATCGCTGTGTTAG
- a CDS encoding class I SAM-dependent methyltransferase — MTDLSSSPLPQEAMEMYAAGTEADRLIKGSNQLERVRVQELMARFLPAPPAVVCDIGGGTGPHAFWLAARGHTVHLLDAMLLHIEQALSREAVRPVASAVVGDARHLPYPNGHADAVLLFGPLYHLTEAADRAQALQEAGRVLRPGGVLLAMNVNRFASTFDGLFSDGYADPEFMAMADRDLEDGQHRAPPGKPYFTTTFFHHPEELRQEIQAAGFQVEALLGVEGIGWTLRDFDAVWADPVRREWILRVARRLETEPTLLGASAHVMAVAHRPS; from the coding sequence ATGACTGATCTGAGCTCCTCACCGCTTCCCCAGGAGGCCATGGAGATGTACGCGGCCGGCACCGAAGCGGACCGCCTGATCAAGGGATCCAACCAGCTGGAGCGGGTCCGGGTGCAGGAGCTGATGGCCCGCTTCCTCCCCGCGCCACCGGCGGTGGTGTGTGATATCGGCGGTGGGACCGGGCCGCACGCGTTCTGGCTGGCTGCCCGTGGCCACACGGTGCACCTGCTGGACGCCATGCTGCTGCACATCGAGCAGGCCCTGAGCCGGGAAGCGGTCCGGCCGGTGGCCTCCGCTGTGGTGGGGGACGCGCGGCACCTGCCGTATCCCAATGGACACGCCGACGCCGTGCTGCTGTTCGGTCCGCTGTATCACCTCACGGAAGCGGCCGACCGCGCACAGGCGCTGCAGGAAGCGGGCCGGGTGCTGCGGCCCGGCGGGGTGCTGCTGGCGATGAACGTCAACCGCTTCGCCTCCACTTTCGATGGGCTGTTCAGTGACGGGTACGCGGATCCGGAGTTCATGGCCATGGCCGACCGGGACCTGGAGGACGGTCAGCACCGCGCACCGCCGGGCAAGCCGTATTTCACCACCACCTTCTTTCACCACCCGGAGGAGCTGCGGCAGGAGATTCAGGCGGCCGGCTTCCAGGTCGAGGCGCTGCTTGGCGTTGAGGGGATCGGCTGGACCCTGCGGGATTTCGACGCGGTGTGGGCGGATCCGGTGCGGCGGGAGTGGATCCTCCGGGTGGCCCGCCGGCTCGAGACCGAGCCCACACTGCTCGGCGCGAGTGCCCATGTGATGGCCGTGG
- a CDS encoding metallophosphoesterase family protein translates to MKIAVFGDVHGNRFALEAVAADIERHAPDAWVNLGDQLFGGADPAGAWQLQQQLKARHGVLEVRGNTDERLGHPLTETTQKREMLAWLHSVLPEGAGATVAGLPTRVTVADGAVLAAHGTPDSAWTALLRDKSGWAGDELVLSRLDDPGPARVVIVGHTHLEHVRQLGPLTVVNAGAVSRQKDGSPLARWVLLEGEGDRWSVAFRRVAYDVEAAAAWAEQHAHKGRKEAAQLRQGHS, encoded by the coding sequence ATGAAGATCGCTGTCTTTGGAGACGTCCACGGCAACCGCTTTGCGCTGGAGGCGGTGGCCGCGGACATCGAGCGGCATGCGCCGGACGCCTGGGTGAATCTGGGGGATCAGCTGTTCGGCGGGGCGGACCCGGCCGGCGCGTGGCAGCTGCAGCAGCAGCTGAAGGCCCGGCACGGCGTGCTGGAGGTGCGCGGCAACACCGACGAGCGACTGGGCCACCCCCTGACGGAGACCACCCAGAAGCGCGAGATGCTGGCGTGGCTGCATTCGGTCCTGCCCGAAGGGGCCGGGGCCACGGTCGCCGGTTTGCCCACCCGCGTGACCGTGGCGGACGGAGCGGTGCTCGCCGCGCATGGCACCCCCGATAGCGCCTGGACCGCGCTGCTCCGCGACAAGAGCGGCTGGGCGGGTGACGAGCTGGTCCTGAGCCGGCTGGATGACCCGGGACCCGCCCGGGTGGTGATCGTGGGGCACACGCACCTGGAGCATGTCCGGCAGCTCGGGCCGCTGACGGTGGTGAACGCCGGCGCGGTCAGCCGCCAGAAGGACGGCTCGCCGCTGGCGCGCTGGGTGCTGCTGGAGGGCGAGGGGGACCGCTGGAGTGTGGCGTTCCGCCGGGTGGCGTACGACGTGGAGGCCGCCGCTGCCTGGGCCGAGCAGCACGCGCACAAGGGCCGAAAAGAAGCGGCCCAGCTGCGCCAGGGCCACAGCTGA
- a CDS encoding arsenate reductase ArsC produces MTRLLILCTHNSARSQMAEGLARRAAQALDVDLEVHSAGTEATRVKEQAMTVLGELGIDLSQHTSKTLFDLPDPWNFEYVVTVCDRAAEACPAYPAKTTIRHYPFVDPSGGSLERWRTVRDQLQVQFQAFVQALKEGRPVPEGYEVSPAVPADQPHPEPHRAG; encoded by the coding sequence ATGACGCGCCTGCTGATCCTGTGCACCCACAACAGCGCCCGCAGCCAGATGGCCGAGGGCCTCGCCCGGCGCGCAGCCCAGGCGCTCGACGTTGACCTGGAGGTTCACAGCGCGGGCACAGAGGCCACCCGCGTCAAGGAGCAGGCCATGACGGTGCTGGGGGAGCTGGGCATCGACCTGAGCCAGCACACCAGCAAGACGCTGTTCGACCTGCCGGACCCCTGGAACTTCGAGTACGTGGTGACGGTGTGCGACCGCGCCGCGGAGGCGTGCCCGGCGTACCCGGCGAAGACCACCATCCGGCACTACCCGTTCGTGGATCCCAGCGGCGGCAGCCTTGAGCGCTGGCGTACCGTCCGGGATCAATTGCAGGTGCAGTTCCAGGCGTTCGTGCAGGCCCTCAAGGAGGGGCGGCCGGTGCCGGAGGGCTACGAGGTCAGCCCCGCGGTTCCGGCTGATCAACCGCATCCTGAGCCGCACCGCGCCGGGTAA